The DNA segment AAAGCTTGTCAGTCCTAATATTCAGTGCCAATTCAGTATAACCAGTCCCCGTTTTACCATCATCAGGGTCAGTGGGATATATCCAAACATCTGGCGGACGTAAAGTGTTACCGCTTCCTTGCAGGACTGTAGCTGGCGGCGTATAACCAACCACAGGATCGTCACCAAATGCGACTTCTGCATAAGGTACGCGACGGGTACGCCTTCTAAAGTAAATTCCTAGTTGTTGTCTACGAAATCGTTCATTTTCTTCTGCGGTGTAACTAGGTAAACCAAGGGCTTCCTTTTGTCTCTGAATGCCATCTATTACTTCCTGCGGGTCAGTGGTGTCAAGGTTAGCCATCTGAGCGTCAACTAACAAATTGATACGTTCTACGTAAGCTAGGCTGTTATATGCTATGGTTGATGGACCAGCAGTGACTGATTTGTTAGTCTTAATGGTAGTATTTGTACCAGTTAGAGTCGGATTAACTGCGTTACCTTGGTACAAATGCAACACAGCACTATTAGTTAAGTCAGTAGCATCCGTAAAACCTCCTGCGCCTAAGTTTCCACCAATAATAATTTTGGCGTTGTCATCGTCGTAGAAACAGGAATCCTTACTGCTAACTTGATACAGCTTGACAGCAGCACTGCCTACGGGAGCAGTAATGAAATTACTATTAGTAAAAATCCGACCGTTCAGGTTGAAGTCGGTACCAGGAGCAAGGGCGATATCGTCTTCATAAACAACAGCATTATTAACTATAGGAAGTTGCACTCGGTCTTGTTGATACTCTATGGCAGAAAAACCTCGATTGCCTTGGTAACGTTCATAATTAACTATTTCTGCACCTGTTGGTTCACTAGTAATCGGAACGGTTGCCGTGTAAACAAAAAAGCTTTTCTTCAATTTACCTTCAATATTAAACCAGCCAGTATTGCCTACCAAGGTGGCACTTGTTCCTAAAGTATCAGCGCAAGTTCCACTGACACTACCAGCACTCATTGGTGGAGTTCTTGCTTCCAATCGATTTCTAGCACGGTCACTATCAAGGGGGGTTTTGAAGTAAATTCCGTAAAGAGTGTAACTATCGAATTTACCGTTGTTGTCGGTATCGACTGGGTATCTCCAGGCTGTATTCAGAGTTTCCCCGCCCTCCTCAAGTTGCAAAGGTGTTTCATCACCGAACGTATATTCAGGTAAGTTTCCAGCCAAAGTGTCCTCTAGTGCTACATCTGTTGGTATAGCGCGTGGTAGTCGTCCGTCTTGAAATAGTTTGTCTATTTTCGCTCTAGCCCGATCAATTGCTGGTGCAGCAGCGTTTAGAACAGCCTGATTTACTCTGACGTTGCTGGCATTTTTGGAGCGTTCAAATGAGCGAAATAGAATTGCTGTGGTCAATAAAACCACTACTATTGATACCATTGCCACTGTTGGCAATACAAAACCAGCATTTGCAGAACTTCTTTGTCTATTCGTGACAAATAAAGTTCGTAGTAGCCAAACAATTTTCTTTTTAATTGGAGATAAAAAATGCTTACTAACTTGTTTAGTTATTTTATTAATTATCTTGACTAGCTGGCGTTTTCGAGTCATGGCTGCTTTCCTGTCAAGTGGTTGGTTAAGGGTTTATAGCGGTTATCAGAGTGAGATACAAGAACCCCACCCCCAACCCCCTCCCCGCTAGCGAGGAGGGGACTATGATTTACTTCATTCAAGTGCATACCGCTATATAGCACTTTCGCATTTACAGATCATGCCTGCTGACATTTACAGGCAGTTTTGTTTATAACAAGTTTTCCTATTTAAATAACTCAGAAAAAAAAGACAATATCAATACATGAAAAATGCTTTTTTAAAGTTATGGCATTGATAAAGTTTTGAGATTTTAAGGAAAATACTGATTTTTGCCAGAGATTTAATTTATGAACTATTAACTCAATAACCCCGTAATTACACTTGTATTTTGCTAAACTTTATTTTCGCAACAGTCAAGTATACAGGTATAGTTAGCGGAGTAATCTTATACTACCCACTTGGTTAAAAAAATATATCAAGTTAAGATAAAGTAATGTGAAGCAATTAAAAAACCCCCCCATTTGGCGAGGTTCTGGTGGTAACTATTTTCTGGCGTTGCTGATTTGAAGTGTGAACACAATTTGTGATGATGTCAAAATCCCTGTGGAGACGTGACATGGAACGTCTCTACATTTAAATTCATACTTGTTTTCAGCAACGCCTATGTTCTTATTTGAAGTCTCGTTAATTACTCCAGTAGGGTGCGTTATGGATTTTAGTCTTAAAGCACCGAAAGTCCTGGATGGTGCGTTAGCCTGACGGCATAACACACCCTACAAGTTCAAAAGCTTAGTAATGATTCAGATTGATTCCAGCTTCTTTGGCCATTGCTTCTAACCCTTTGACTTCTAGGGTTTTGATGGCTTTGGTGGAAAGTTTCATTCTGACCCAGCGATTTCCACCAGCCCACCAAACACGCTTGTTTTGCAGGTTGGCGTGTTGCAGGCGTTTGGTACGACGGTGTGAGTGAGAAACTGCAAAGGCGTTATTTGCTTTTCTACCAGTTAGTTCGCAGCGACGAGACATGACAATTATCTCCAGTTTACTTTTTTAATACAACCTTTCTATTTTAGTCCCCATACAGGGGTTCCAAATAACGGATATTTAATTTTCAATAATCAAATACAGAACCTCACCCCCAACCCCTCTCCTTACCAACTATCCGTTACCCGGATCTTTCTTAATAATCCAATAAGATACTTAACATAAGCGGAAAAAGCTTGCTAAGTATAGTGTGGAGAGAACAGAATCGGGTAATGGATAGCCGCCAGTGAGGAGGGGAACAAGATTTAATCAGAAATCTTGTTTTTAGGGCTGGAAACTCTCTTTGGCTCAGGATGTGTGTACACCGTAGCAAGCGTTGGGGGAGGAGGTTAATAACCCGACTATTCATCAAAATTGTGACTTTGCTTGTCAATATAAGATGCTAGCAGTTCTTTGACTTCCACGACATCACTGATTAAAAGATCATAATCAGACGAATCGAGCATATGCAACTCAAAGCAAAGCAGCAGATAATATTCCACCTCAATCACTGCATCCCTGGCCATTTCCAGAAAATCCAGTTGCATTTCATAGTCATCGCGATCGCATCCCTGAGCTATCTTAATAGGAATGGCAGCACAAGCTAAACGGATTTGTTGTGTTAGCCCCAATAATTCCTCTTCTGGAAAGGTTTTAGTAATTTCATAGACTGCAACTGTTAGTTCGTGGGCTTTTTCCCATTCTTGCAGTTCTCTAAAGTCTGTCATATCTATAATTGGTATCCTTGAGGATTAATAGGGTGACCAATGCCTATCTATAATAATATGCCACTATTAACCCACCTACCGACATTAACTAGAATCCAAATCACGTAAAAATTTGTCCTTTTTATTTACATTAATGGCTGCAACTGGCCTAAAAATTTCAGGATGGCGGAAATTACCGTATCCGAAGACTCAATCAAAATGCCATGACCTCCACGGTCTAACACTAGCAGTTCAGCGTGAGGAATACCTTGAGCTAGTTGTTCAGAAAACTTAACTGGGGTGAGAATATCCTGTCTGCCCACTAAAATCAGAGTGGGACAGTGAATTTTATGCAGTCGGTCTTGTGTATCACTGCTGAGGATAGCTCTACTATGATGATAAATTGTATGTGTCGCTGGTGCAAAGGGATAATTTACTGCCCACTCGATTAGTTGTTCCACCATGTCTGGAATAGCATAAAATTCATCAGTAAATACCCAGGGAAATAGGACTTTTTCATAAAGCTTTAAGTCTATATTACCGGGGAGGTCGCCCCATGTCTCAATTACATGATTGAATCTGCCATCACCCTTAGCCAGAGTAGAAAGCAAAATTAAACTTTTGACCCTTCCAGGGTGTGTTAGTACCAGTTCTTGGGCAATTTGACCACCCATGGAATGACCTACTACATTTACCTGGTCGATACCAATGTGATCAAGTAAGGCCGCTACATCCTTTGCCATCTGCTGAATACTATAAGGACTATCAGGGGCAGAACTTCGCCCCATCCCGCGATTATCCAGACGAATAACTTGATATTGGTCAACAAGCGATGGCATGATTAACGACCAATAGGAGTGATCGCAGAGGAAACCAGCAATTAACAATAAAGGTTCACCCTGTCCTTTGATATCGTAGAACAAATCAATATCGTTTACGTGAACTTTTGACATAAAGAGTAAATAAGTACCTGTAAAATTTTAACTTTGATTATGCAACAACAAAAGCCAATTGCTGTTGAATTCCGGGATGTCACCTTTAGTCGTAACCATCGCCCTCTAGTATCTCATCTCAATTTCTCCATTAGGCAGGGAGAAGCCTTAGTTTTACTCGGACGTAGTGGTAGCGGCAAAACTACTACTATGAAGTTAATCAATCGCCTCTTCACACCTACACAAGGTGAAGTATTATTTAATGGCATTCCTACAACTGAATGGGACGAAATTAAATTACGGCGCAATATTGGTTATGTGATTCAAGAAACTGGTTTATTTCCCCATTTCACTGTAGAACGTAATGTGAGTTTAGTCCCAACTTTACTGGGTTGGCAATCTAAACAAATTAAAATCCGGGTTTATGAATTGTTACAGATGGTAGGCTTAGATCCGGCACAATTTGCGGGGCGCTATCCTCATGAACTTTCGGGAGGACAAAAGCAACGAGTAGGTGTAGCTAGGGCATTAGCAGCTGATCCACCAGTATTATTAATGGATGAACCTTTCGGCGCACTCGATCCCATTACCCGCTTAGAACTGCAAGCAGAATTTCGCCGCTTACAACAGGAATTAAAGAAAACAGTGGTCTTTGTCACCCACGATATTCAAGAAGCCTTTGTTTTAGCTTCCCGAATTGGTTTAATGTGTGGGGGAGAATTGGTAGTATTAGGGACAAAGGATGAATTTAAGCGATCGCAACATCCAGAAAGCCTAGCTTTTCTCGAATGTCTGCAATCACTGGAACAGAGTTTATGAAAGACTTTTTTTTGATCAAGTATGCCCCAGAAATCCTGCGCCATACCTTAGAACACTTATTTATGGTGAGTATTGCGATCGCAACGGCTACACTCATTGGTATTCCGCTAGGTATCCTCATTACCCGTAAAACTCACCTGCGCCAACCGATTCTCGGTATTGCCAATATTCTGCAAACTATCCCCAGCTTGGCATTATTTGGGTTACTGATTCCAGTCCCGGTAATTGGCGGGCTTGGCGTTGTACCAGCAATTTTCGCCCTGACTTTATATTCCTTTCTGCCCATAATCCGCAATACTTATACTGGTATAACTGGCGTAGATCCAGCGATTAGGGAAGCTGGGAGAGGTATGGGAATGACAGATAGGCAATTGTTGTTACAAGTAGAGATTCCCTTAGCAATGGGGGTAATTTTAGCTGGTGTGCGAGTAGCAACAGTAATTTCTATCGGTATTGCCACTATCGCCGCAGCCATTGGTGCTGGTGGTTTAGGTGTGTTTATTTTTCGCGGAATTTCAGTAGTAAATAATCAATTAATTTTAGCTGGTGCAGTGCCGGCGGCATTTATTGCATTACTCGCTGACTTGGGCATTGGTTGGCTAGAGCAAAAATTAAAAGTTAAAATTTAAAGATTAAAACTCTGGCAGATAATGTCATAAATGCGAGGGTTTTAATTAATAGAAAATCATGAAAAGATTGTTGAGTTTGTGTTTATTAAGCTTTGTATTAGCCATAGCGCTCGCTAGTTGTAACTTCAATGCTAATACGCTCGGTGCTGGTGATATTGTTGTTGCTTCTAAAGATTTTACTGAACAAGATATTTTAGGTGAAATGTTAGCACAGCAAATCGAAGATAGTACTCATTTAA comes from the Nodularia sp. NIES-3585 genome and includes:
- the rpmB gene encoding 50S ribosomal protein L28, with product MSRRCELTGRKANNAFAVSHSHRRTKRLQHANLQNKRVWWAGGNRWVRMKLSTKAIKTLEVKGLEAMAKEAGINLNHY
- a CDS encoding four helix bundle protein; translated protein: MTDFRELQEWEKAHELTVAVYEITKTFPEEELLGLTQQIRLACAAIPIKIAQGCDRDDYEMQLDFLEMARDAVIEVEYYLLLCFELHMLDSSDYDLLISDVVEVKELLASYIDKQSHNFDE
- a CDS encoding alpha/beta fold hydrolase: MSKVHVNDIDLFYDIKGQGEPLLLIAGFLCDHSYWSLIMPSLVDQYQVIRLDNRGMGRSSAPDSPYSIQQMAKDVAALLDHIGIDQVNVVGHSMGGQIAQELVLTHPGRVKSLILLSTLAKGDGRFNHVIETWGDLPGNIDLKLYEKVLFPWVFTDEFYAIPDMVEQLIEWAVNYPFAPATHTIYHHSRAILSSDTQDRLHKIHCPTLILVGRQDILTPVKFSEQLAQGIPHAELLVLDRGGHGILIESSDTVISAILKFLGQLQPLM
- a CDS encoding ATP-binding cassette domain-containing protein; this encodes MQQQKPIAVEFRDVTFSRNHRPLVSHLNFSIRQGEALVLLGRSGSGKTTTMKLINRLFTPTQGEVLFNGIPTTEWDEIKLRRNIGYVIQETGLFPHFTVERNVSLVPTLLGWQSKQIKIRVYELLQMVGLDPAQFAGRYPHELSGGQKQRVGVARALAADPPVLLMDEPFGALDPITRLELQAEFRRLQQELKKTVVFVTHDIQEAFVLASRIGLMCGGELVVLGTKDEFKRSQHPESLAFLECLQSLEQSL
- a CDS encoding ABC transporter permease, which encodes MKDFFLIKYAPEILRHTLEHLFMVSIAIATATLIGIPLGILITRKTHLRQPILGIANILQTIPSLALFGLLIPVPVIGGLGVVPAIFALTLYSFLPIIRNTYTGITGVDPAIREAGRGMGMTDRQLLLQVEIPLAMGVILAGVRVATVISIGIATIAAAIGAGGLGVFIFRGISVVNNQLILAGAVPAAFIALLADLGIGWLEQKLKVKI